The following proteins are co-located in the Castanea sativa cultivar Marrone di Chiusa Pesio chromosome 8, ASM4071231v1 genome:
- the LOC142608160 gene encoding 10 kDa chaperonin, mitochondrial-like — MAKRLIPSLNRVLIEKIVPPSKTNSGILLPEKTTKLNTGKVVAVGRGAHSRDGKLIPVSVKEGETVLLPEYGGTEVKLGDKEYHLYRDEDILGTLHD; from the exons ATGGCAAAGCGTTTGATCCCATCTCTCAATCGTGTTCTCATCGAGAAAATTGTTCCTCCTTCCAAAACAAACTCTGGTATCTTACTTCCAGAGAAAACCACCAAG CTGAACACTGGAAAAGTTGTTGCTGTGGGCCGGGGAGCTCATAGTAGAGATGGGAAGCTTATTCCGGTTAGTGTGAAGGAAGGAGAGACAGTTCTTTTGCCTGAATATGGAGGAACTGAAGTAAAGCTTGGTGATAAAGA ATATCATCTGTATAGAGATGAGGATATTTTGGGAACCCTTCATGACTGA
- the LOC142605688 gene encoding uncharacterized protein LOC142605688, giving the protein MDEVEFRKLLDLFPVVRSRDYHAESEASRESTSKSMQNEAVKEWQSAWDEGDKNEVENQGTSVHDDAFWEKLKSAAERKVGAVEAERFCKAFQRIHSKLVHEELSLDAARSFLNSS; this is encoded by the exons aTGGACGAAGTTGAATTCCGAAAGCTTCTTGATCTCTTCCCTGTAGTCCGATCTCGCGATTACCAT GCGGAATCAGAGGCATCAAGAGAGTCAACCTCTAAGTCAATGCAGAATGAGGCG GTAAAGGAATGGCAGAGTGCATGGGATGAGGGGGATAAAaatgaagttgagaatcaaggAACTAGTGTGCATGATG ATGCATTTTGGGAGAAGCTAAAGTCAGCAGCTGAAAGGAAG GTTGGGGCAGTAGAAGCCGAGAGGTTTTGCAAGGCTTTTCAACGAATTCATAGTAAACTT GTGCATGAAGAACTGAGTTTAGATGCTGCTCGGAGCTTTTTAAACTCATCATAG
- the LOC142606999 gene encoding uncharacterized protein LOC142606999 yields the protein MYKKMKEADGAGPSRGQTDTKDEEMDFKKIMKDIELFSSSHMTWKERKEMENRKVIALGGKPTKKQRLPLSVARPMMKKQKEREQKMLEERLILGQFGGKSSSSDKRSMGKRKPEDRVLKASEGHFRNGVLDVKHLLHSAPAPAPFRGSDSGTHLFSDGKKKGKGKGKGKGKKNGGKKGGGRKRH from the exons atgtatAAGAAGATGAAAGAAGCTGATGGAGCAGGACCCTCAAGAGGCCAAACGGATACCAAGGATGAAGAAATGGACTTCAAGAAGATTATGAAGGATATTGAGCTTTTCA GCTCCTCACATATGACatggaaagagagaaaggaaatggAGAATAGGAAGGTGATTGCTCTAGGTGGAAAG CCTACTAAGAAGCAGAGACTACCCCTCAGTGTAGCACGACCCATGATgaagaaacaaaaggaaagaGAGCAGAAAATGCTAGAAGAG cgTTTGATTCTTGGACAATTTGGAGGCAAGTCCAGCAGTAGTGATAAAAGATCAATGGGGAAGCGCAAACCTGAAGACAGGGTTTTGAAAGCTAGTGAAGGTCATTTTAGAAATGGTGTACTTGATGTAAAGCATCTGTTACATTCAGCTCCAGCTCCAGCTCCTTTTAGAGGGAGTGATTCAGGTACCCATTTGTTCAGTGATGGGAAAAAGAAGGGAAAGGGAAAGGGGAAGGGGAAGGGAAAGAAGAATGGAGGTAAGAAGGGTGGTGGTAGGAAGCGCCACTAA